The following coding sequences are from one Aeromicrobium duanguangcaii window:
- the rpsA gene encoding 30S ribosomal protein S1 has translation MTSGLATPSAAPQVAVNDIGSEEDFLAAIDKTIKYFNDGDIVDGTIVKVDRDEVLLDIGYKTEGVIPSRELSIKHDVDPNEVVQVGDSVEALVLQKEDKEGRLILSKKRAQYERAWGDIEKIKEEDGVVEGTVIEVVKGGLIMDIGLRGFLPASLVEMRRVRDLDPYIGQKLEAKIIELDKNRNNVVLSRRAWLEQTQSAVRQNFLNELKKGQVRKGVISSIVNFGAFVDLGGVDGLVHVSELSWKHIDHPNEVVQVGDEVTVEVLEVDLERERVSLSLKATQEDPWQHFARTHQIGQIVPGKVTKLVPFGAFVRVEEGIEGLVHISELAERHVEIPEQVVQIGDQVMVKIIDIDLERRRISLSLKQANETEVATDDSFDPTLYGMASSYDEQGNYIYPDGFDPETGEWQEGFEEARATWERQYAEAHERWEAHKKQVAEAEKANLEAGEVGEYTSAPAEQEQTGGSLASDEALQALREKLTGGE, from the coding sequence ATGACTTCTGGCCTCGCAACTCCTTCTGCGGCCCCGCAGGTTGCGGTCAACGACATCGGCAGCGAAGAAGACTTCCTCGCCGCGATCGACAAGACCATCAAGTACTTCAACGACGGCGACATCGTCGACGGCACCATCGTCAAGGTGGACCGCGACGAGGTCCTGCTCGACATCGGCTACAAGACCGAGGGCGTCATCCCCTCGCGTGAGCTGTCCATCAAGCACGACGTCGATCCGAACGAGGTCGTCCAGGTGGGCGACTCGGTCGAGGCCCTCGTCCTCCAGAAGGAGGACAAGGAAGGCCGTCTGATCCTGAGCAAGAAGCGTGCTCAGTACGAGCGCGCCTGGGGCGACATCGAGAAGATCAAGGAAGAGGACGGCGTCGTCGAGGGCACCGTCATCGAGGTCGTCAAGGGCGGCCTGATCATGGACATCGGCCTGCGTGGCTTCCTGCCCGCGTCGCTGGTCGAGATGCGCCGCGTGCGCGACCTGGACCCGTACATCGGCCAGAAGCTCGAGGCGAAGATCATCGAGCTCGACAAGAACCGCAACAACGTGGTCCTGTCGCGCCGTGCCTGGCTCGAGCAGACGCAGTCCGCCGTGCGCCAGAACTTCCTCAACGAGCTCAAGAAGGGCCAGGTCCGCAAGGGCGTCATCAGCTCGATCGTCAACTTCGGCGCCTTCGTCGATCTCGGCGGCGTCGACGGCCTGGTGCACGTCTCGGAGCTGTCCTGGAAGCACATCGACCACCCGAACGAGGTCGTTCAGGTCGGCGACGAGGTCACCGTCGAGGTGCTCGAGGTCGACCTGGAGCGCGAGCGCGTGTCGCTGTCGCTCAAGGCGACCCAGGAGGATCCGTGGCAGCACTTCGCCCGGACCCACCAGATCGGTCAGATCGTGCCCGGCAAGGTCACCAAGCTGGTCCCGTTCGGTGCGTTCGTCCGCGTCGAGGAGGGCATCGAGGGTCTGGTGCACATCTCCGAGCTCGCCGAGCGTCACGTCGAGATCCCCGAGCAGGTCGTCCAGATCGGCGACCAGGTCATGGTCAAGATCATCGACATCGACCTCGAGCGTCGTCGCATCTCGCTGTCGCTGAAGCAGGCGAACGAGACCGAGGTCGCGACCGACGACAGCTTCGATCCGACGCTGTACGGCATGGCCTCGTCCTACGACGAGCAGGGCAACTACATCTACCCGGACGGGTTCGATCCCGAGACGGGCGAATGGCAGGAGGGCTTCGAAGAGGCCCGCGCCACGTGGGAGCGTCAGTACGCCGAGGCGCACGAGCGCTGGGAAGCCCACAAGAAGCAGGTCGCCGAGGCCGAGAAGGCCAACCTGGAAGCCGGCGAGGTGGGCGAGTACACGTCCGCTCCGGCCGAGCAGGAGCAGACCGGTGGCTCGCTGGCCTCTGACGAGGCCCTGCAGGCCCTGCGTGAGAAGCTGACCGGCGGCGAGTGA
- a CDS encoding glycosyltransferase family 4 protein, producing the protein MRIAILSWRDLEHPEAGGAEVFAERTAATMAERGHDVVLFTSSFPGGSAHARRHGFSIARAGGRFTVYPRGLWHVWRRRRDYDIVLDVQNGVPFWTPLVFPRPVLAVVHHVHREQWFTFFPRPISSIGWFLESRVAPFVYRHQRYVTVSEASRRELAAVGVDPARVSVVYSGNEAPQHVLDGEPDPVRGTRLACLGRLVPHKRVELAIDAVAALRDAVEDIALDVIGGGDWMDPLVEHARRRGVSDRVVFHGHVSDDQKHALLSRAAVLAMPSIKEGWGLTILEAGYHAVPTVAFRYAGGTQESVQDGHTGLLVDTDEEFIDGLRHLLLKTDERAKLGAAAREFALRFDWQRTGNELTDLVEQVARP; encoded by the coding sequence TTGCGCATCGCCATCCTCAGTTGGCGTGACCTGGAGCATCCCGAGGCCGGCGGCGCGGAGGTGTTCGCCGAGCGGACGGCCGCGACCATGGCCGAGCGAGGTCATGACGTGGTCCTTTTCACCTCGTCGTTCCCGGGCGGATCCGCCCACGCGCGGCGTCACGGATTCTCGATCGCTCGCGCCGGTGGGCGCTTCACGGTGTACCCGCGCGGCCTGTGGCACGTCTGGCGACGCCGCCGCGACTACGACATCGTCCTCGACGTCCAGAACGGCGTGCCGTTCTGGACTCCCCTGGTCTTCCCGCGCCCCGTGCTGGCCGTGGTCCACCACGTCCACCGCGAGCAGTGGTTCACCTTCTTCCCCCGGCCCATCTCCTCGATCGGCTGGTTCCTGGAGTCGCGCGTCGCGCCCTTCGTGTACCGACACCAGCGCTACGTCACCGTCTCGGAGGCCTCGCGGCGCGAGCTCGCGGCCGTCGGCGTCGACCCCGCGCGGGTGTCGGTCGTCTACAGCGGCAACGAGGCGCCGCAGCACGTGCTCGACGGCGAGCCCGATCCCGTCCGCGGCACCAGGCTCGCGTGCCTGGGCCGCCTCGTGCCCCACAAGCGGGTCGAGCTGGCGATCGACGCCGTCGCGGCGTTGCGTGACGCGGTCGAGGACATCGCCCTCGACGTCATCGGCGGCGGCGACTGGATGGACCCGCTCGTCGAGCACGCTCGCCGGCGTGGAGTCAGCGACCGCGTCGTCTTCCACGGCCATGTCTCCGACGACCAGAAGCACGCGCTGCTCAGCCGTGCCGCCGTCCTGGCCATGCCCTCGATCAAGGAGGGCTGGGGCCTGACCATCCTCGAGGCCGGCTACCACGCCGTGCCGACCGTGGCGTTCCGCTACGCCGGCGGCACGCAGGAGTCGGTGCAGGACGGCCACACCGGTCTACTGGTGGACACCGACGAGGAGTTCATCGACGGCCTGCGCCACCTCCTGCTCAAGACGGACGAGCGGGCGAAGCTCGGGGCCGCCGCCCGCGAGTTCGCGCTGCGCTTCGACTGGCAGCGCACCGGCAACGAGCTGACCGACCTGGTCGAGCAGGTCGCCCGCCCCTGA
- a CDS encoding DUF3068 domain-containing protein, which translates to MRKFSRGAVAFLTLGAFLLTMGVAMKVYAYDRLAVVPNDQNTQQILSDDNANFFDADNVAPGSGPITTVATVIGDPDLAKEAADENDGADVAVFTKGQSTDNNDQAPPVDFLEQTFAVDRFTGEAVPWSGASQNGEPIEFEGLLIKFPFNTQKKSYDYWDATVKAPMKMEFEGTEEVEGTDGSINTYRFSGSIDETEFGIREVPRGVFGLPDTGSVEATRTYANDRTIWVEPETGVMVKIEEAQKQWLKLDEPGAKDVVAMDTISASSPETIQANIDEYGSKSASLKAVRTWLPLAMGGLGILSILAGLALAFRFRSRRDSDVDHDAYANA; encoded by the coding sequence GTGCGGAAGTTTTCTCGTGGCGCCGTGGCGTTCCTGACGCTCGGAGCGTTCCTGCTCACAATGGGTGTCGCGATGAAGGTATACGCGTACGACCGCCTGGCTGTGGTCCCCAATGACCAGAACACGCAGCAGATCCTCAGTGACGACAACGCGAACTTCTTCGACGCCGACAACGTGGCGCCGGGTTCGGGTCCGATCACGACCGTCGCGACCGTCATCGGCGACCCTGACCTGGCCAAGGAGGCCGCCGACGAGAACGACGGCGCCGATGTGGCCGTGTTCACGAAGGGTCAGAGCACCGACAACAACGACCAGGCCCCGCCGGTCGACTTCCTCGAGCAGACCTTCGCGGTCGATCGCTTCACCGGCGAGGCCGTGCCGTGGTCCGGCGCCTCGCAGAACGGCGAGCCGATCGAGTTCGAGGGCCTGCTGATCAAGTTCCCGTTCAACACCCAGAAGAAGAGCTACGACTACTGGGACGCGACGGTCAAGGCTCCGATGAAGATGGAGTTCGAGGGCACCGAAGAGGTCGAGGGCACCGACGGCTCGATCAACACCTACCGCTTCAGCGGCTCGATCGACGAGACCGAGTTCGGCATCCGCGAGGTTCCCCGTGGCGTCTTCGGCCTGCCGGACACCGGCTCGGTCGAGGCCACCCGCACCTACGCGAACGACCGCACCATCTGGGTCGAGCCCGAGACCGGCGTGATGGTCAAGATCGAAGAGGCCCAGAAGCAGTGGCTGAAGCTCGATGAGCCGGGCGCCAAGGACGTCGTCGCGATGGACACGATCAGCGCGTCCTCGCCCGAGACGATCCAGGCGAACATCGACGAGTACGGCTCCAAGTCCGCGTCCCTCAAGGCCGTGCGCACCTGGCTCCCGCTCGCCATGGGCGGCCTGGGCATCCTGTCGATCCTGGCCGGTCTGGCTCTCGCCTTCCGGTTCCGCAGCCGTCGCGACTCGGACGTCGACCACGACGCCTACGCGAACGCCTGA
- a CDS encoding M18 family aminopeptidase, whose amino-acid sequence MDAADRLISFVDASPTPFHACATAAELLRSAGFGEVDPRDPWPAEAGRHFIVSGGTLVAWSVGPEAPASAGFTIVGAHTDSPNLRLKQHHDGWRSDQATVALEPYGGPLLESWLDLDLGIAGRVVLRDGSTRLVRIDEPLLRVPRLAIHLDRDGSKLDRQRHLDAISGLTPRPFLDVVGERAGFAGSDVTGFDLMTFDLRPAARTGVAGELVAAPRLDNQATCSAAIDALLGAVEAADPAARHVMVLFDHEEVGSTSERGADSPLLSSVLERIVLAAGGSRDDVFRAVAASVCVSGDMAHATHPNQPDKHEPLHRIALGGGPVLKVNQNLRYATDGVGAALFAAACESAGVPLQRYVHRADLPCGSTIGPISAARTGILTVDVGAPQLAMHSAREVMAAADVASYGAALRAFLISD is encoded by the coding sequence ATGGACGCTGCGGACCGCCTGATCTCCTTCGTCGACGCGTCGCCGACGCCCTTCCACGCCTGCGCCACGGCAGCCGAGCTGCTGCGGTCGGCCGGTTTCGGCGAGGTCGACCCGCGCGATCCCTGGCCGGCCGAGGCGGGCCGTCACTTCATCGTCAGCGGCGGCACGCTCGTGGCGTGGTCGGTCGGACCCGAGGCGCCCGCCTCCGCGGGCTTCACGATCGTCGGAGCCCACACCGACAGCCCGAACCTGCGGCTGAAGCAGCACCACGACGGCTGGCGCAGCGACCAGGCCACCGTCGCCCTCGAGCCCTACGGCGGCCCGTTGCTGGAGTCGTGGCTCGACCTCGACCTGGGCATCGCGGGGCGCGTCGTCTTGCGCGACGGCTCCACCCGGCTGGTCCGGATCGACGAGCCGCTGCTGCGGGTGCCGCGGCTGGCCATCCACCTCGACCGGGACGGATCCAAGCTCGACCGCCAGCGCCACCTCGACGCGATCAGCGGACTGACGCCGCGCCCGTTCCTGGACGTGGTGGGGGAGAGGGCTGGATTCGCGGGCTCGGACGTGACCGGCTTCGACCTCATGACGTTCGACCTGCGGCCGGCGGCGCGCACCGGAGTGGCCGGCGAGCTCGTCGCCGCGCCGCGGCTCGACAACCAGGCGACCTGCTCGGCCGCCATCGACGCGCTGCTCGGCGCGGTCGAGGCGGCGGACCCGGCGGCCCGCCACGTCATGGTCCTGTTCGACCACGAGGAGGTCGGCAGCACCTCCGAGCGTGGTGCGGACTCGCCGCTGCTCTCGTCCGTGCTCGAGCGGATCGTGCTGGCGGCCGGAGGCTCGCGCGACGACGTGTTCCGGGCGGTCGCCGCCTCGGTCTGCGTCTCGGGCGACATGGCGCACGCGACGCACCCGAACCAGCCCGACAAGCACGAGCCCCTCCACCGCATCGCGCTGGGCGGCGGTCCGGTGCTGAAGGTCAACCAGAACCTGCGTTACGCCACGGACGGCGTGGGCGCCGCGCTCTTCGCCGCGGCCTGTGAGTCCGCCGGGGTTCCGCTGCAGCGCTACGTCCACCGGGCGGACCTCCCGTGCGGTTCGACGATCGGTCCCATCAGCGCCGCTCGGACCGGTATCCTGACGGTCGACGTCGGGGCCCCGCAGCTGGCGATGCACTCCGCCCGCGAGGTGATGGCGGCCGCCGACGTCGCTTCCTACGGTGCCGCCCTGCGCGCCTTCCTGATCTCGGACTGA
- a CDS encoding NAD-dependent epimerase/dehydratase family protein, translated as MRALVAGGAGFVGSHLVERLVAMGHDVVVVDDFSTGRRENLAAVAHEVTILEANITDAATIDAIEGPLDQVFNLASPASPVDYHRLPIHTLMTGSLGVKNTLDLAHAHGARYLLASTSEVYGDPQVHPQPETYLGHVNPVGPRSVYDEAKRFGEAMTAAYRREFGVDTKIVRIFNTFGPRMRVEDGRAIPNFVHQALMGREITVAGDGAQTRSICYVDDLVSGLVAMMESSASGPVNLGNPEEISMLDLATWIRDLAESDSKIVHVPRPVDDPQIRRPDITLAGELFGWSPSTTAEIGLKATIEDFRNRR; from the coding sequence ATGCGCGCGTTGGTGGCCGGCGGCGCCGGTTTCGTCGGATCGCACCTGGTGGAGCGACTCGTGGCGATGGGGCACGACGTGGTCGTGGTCGACGACTTCAGCACGGGTCGCCGTGAGAACCTCGCGGCCGTGGCCCACGAGGTCACGATCCTCGAGGCGAACATCACCGACGCCGCGACGATCGACGCGATCGAGGGTCCCCTCGACCAGGTCTTCAACCTCGCCTCGCCCGCCTCGCCGGTGGACTACCACCGGCTGCCGATCCACACCCTGATGACCGGCTCGCTGGGCGTCAAGAACACCCTCGACCTCGCCCATGCCCACGGCGCGCGCTACCTGCTCGCGTCGACCTCCGAGGTCTACGGCGACCCGCAGGTGCACCCGCAGCCCGAGACGTACCTGGGCCACGTCAACCCGGTCGGCCCGCGGTCGGTCTACGACGAGGCCAAGCGCTTCGGCGAGGCGATGACGGCGGCCTACCGTCGCGAGTTCGGCGTCGACACGAAGATCGTGCGCATCTTCAACACCTTCGGCCCGCGGATGCGCGTCGAGGACGGCCGCGCGATCCCCAACTTCGTGCACCAGGCCCTCATGGGTCGCGAGATCACGGTCGCCGGCGACGGCGCCCAGACCCGCTCGATCTGCTACGTCGACGACCTCGTGTCCGGACTCGTGGCGATGATGGAGTCCAGTGCCAGCGGCCCGGTCAACCTCGGGAACCCCGAGGAGATCTCGATGCTCGACCTCGCCACGTGGATCCGCGACCTGGCCGAGTCCGACTCGAAGATCGTCCACGTGCCGCGTCCGGTCGACGACCCCCAGATCCGCCGTCCCGACATCACCTTGGCCGGCGAGCTGTTCGGCTGGTCGCCGTCGACGACGGCCGAGATCGGCCTCAAGGCCACCATCGAGGACTTCCGCAACCGTCGTTAG
- a CDS encoding class I SAM-dependent methyltransferase, giving the protein MNPDGLARSVRLFRSFLVEQTDPDHFYGTLARDSADLVEQQMSLDGKLVIDVGAGPVQFAQEFRGRGARYVAVDLDPEVSALADGGVAADAALLPFATGSADLVFSSNLLEHVRDPGVVAAELVRVARPGGLVFLSYTNWWSPWGGHETSPWHWLGGRRAIERYTRREGHPPKNRVGETLFKISVAWGMRWARRRDDVRILAARPRYLPRWAAPLVRVPGVREVLSWNLLLLLRREDANSSRTAGTPG; this is encoded by the coding sequence GTGAACCCTGACGGACTCGCGCGCTCGGTCCGGCTGTTCCGCTCCTTCTTGGTCGAGCAGACCGACCCCGACCACTTCTACGGGACGCTCGCCCGGGACTCGGCCGACCTGGTCGAGCAGCAGATGTCGCTCGACGGCAAGCTCGTGATCGACGTCGGCGCCGGCCCCGTGCAGTTCGCGCAGGAGTTCCGGGGCCGCGGCGCCCGATACGTCGCGGTCGACCTCGACCCGGAGGTGTCCGCGCTCGCCGACGGCGGCGTGGCCGCCGACGCCGCGCTGCTGCCCTTCGCGACCGGCTCGGCCGACCTGGTCTTCTCGTCGAACCTGCTGGAGCACGTCCGGGACCCCGGGGTCGTCGCGGCCGAGCTGGTCCGCGTCGCCCGGCCCGGGGGACTGGTCTTCCTGTCGTACACGAACTGGTGGTCGCCCTGGGGCGGCCACGAGACGTCGCCGTGGCACTGGCTGGGCGGTCGACGGGCGATCGAGCGCTACACGCGTCGTGAGGGCCACCCACCCAAGAATCGCGTCGGCGAGACCTTGTTCAAGATCTCCGTCGCGTGGGGGATGCGCTGGGCCCGGCGCCGCGATGACGTGCGGATCCTCGCGGCCCGCCCGCGCTATCTGCCGCGCTGGGCCGCGCCGCTCGTGCGGGTGCCGGGGGTGCGGGAGGTGCTCTCGTGGAACCTGCTGCTGCTGTTGCGGCGGGAAGACGCCAACTCCTCCCGAACCGCCGGAACGCCGGGGTAG
- a CDS encoding class I SAM-dependent methyltransferase — translation MCSAPTTSATLRDGESVLETCPKCSHIERDPKAAPAHHRDVAYGGDPGLDRVRLALTTRTLGRAAPLDPGSRVFEIGFGAGAMLRGFLDQGHRVAGCDPDQLHVEVDPQVLARAELHACGIEEVPASAEPADLVYGIHVVEHVQDVHALSGAAHRLLRPGGRVLFLTPAADSASLRAFSDAWWLLEDPTHVRFFSAASITRLLTDAGFVDVRVTRSLTDNLTMEGASIVRRVRPMDRPAGVLASRRVRWFAMALAPAAALLRLVRPRWRPTLVVTATRGAS, via the coding sequence GTGTGTTCCGCACCGACGACGTCCGCGACCCTGCGCGACGGCGAGTCGGTGCTCGAGACCTGTCCGAAATGCTCTCACATCGAGCGGGATCCCAAAGCGGCTCCGGCACATCATCGCGACGTCGCGTACGGCGGCGACCCGGGTTTGGACCGGGTCCGGCTGGCCCTGACCACGCGCACGCTCGGTCGGGCGGCGCCGCTGGACCCCGGCTCGCGGGTGTTCGAGATCGGCTTCGGGGCCGGCGCCATGCTGCGCGGCTTCCTCGACCAGGGCCATCGCGTCGCGGGGTGCGACCCCGACCAGCTCCACGTGGAGGTCGATCCGCAGGTGCTGGCGCGAGCCGAGCTGCACGCCTGCGGCATCGAGGAGGTCCCGGCGTCCGCCGAGCCCGCCGACCTCGTCTACGGGATCCACGTCGTCGAGCACGTCCAGGACGTCCACGCCCTCTCGGGCGCCGCCCACCGGCTGCTCCGGCCCGGCGGCCGGGTCCTGTTCCTCACCCCGGCGGCCGACAGCGCGTCGCTGCGGGCGTTCTCGGACGCCTGGTGGCTGCTGGAGGACCCCACCCACGTGCGGTTCTTCTCCGCAGCGTCCATCACGCGGCTGCTGACCGACGCCGGCTTCGTCGACGTGCGCGTCACGCGGTCGCTCACCGACAACCTGACGATGGAGGGTGCCAGCATCGTCCGCCGGGTTCGCCCGATGGACCGTCCCGCGGGCGTGCTCGCGTCGCGCCGGGTTCGCTGGTTCGCGATGGCTCTGGCGCCGGCTGCCGCGCTGCTGCGCCTGGTCCGTCCGCGGTGGCGGCCCACGCTCGTCGTGACGGCCACCAGGGGAGCCTCGTGA
- a CDS encoding helix-turn-helix domain-containing protein, with protein MTKVAMIVSDHAEPFGMGVLAEVWGDQYHPDDDTPVFDFVACTPEPGVVRGASGFDFVIEHGLDEAADADLVALAAKRHYRDEDPRVSEVLRAAYARGATIMASCTATFQLGHADLLDGRRCTTHWRYGAELAAAFPEAEVDTDVLYVEDGPIVTGAGSAAGIDANLHLMRQWYGARVSATTARRIVVPPHRDGGQAQFVRAPMPVVEAETLAPVLAWAEEHLAEPLTVASLARRAHMSERTFARRFRDETGTTPWQWLLGRRVALAEELLETSTLAIEQVAQRVGFGNAATLRHHFGAVRGTSPQAYRRSFSCVESA; from the coding sequence ATGACCAAGGTCGCGATGATCGTGTCCGACCACGCCGAGCCGTTCGGCATGGGCGTCCTCGCGGAGGTGTGGGGCGACCAGTACCACCCCGATGACGACACCCCGGTCTTCGACTTCGTCGCCTGCACGCCCGAGCCCGGGGTGGTGCGTGGTGCGAGCGGCTTCGACTTCGTCATCGAGCACGGGCTGGACGAGGCGGCGGACGCCGACCTCGTGGCCCTGGCGGCCAAGCGCCACTACCGCGACGAGGACCCGCGGGTCAGCGAGGTCCTGCGCGCGGCCTACGCGCGCGGCGCGACGATCATGGCGTCCTGCACGGCCACCTTCCAGCTCGGCCATGCCGACCTGCTCGACGGACGCCGGTGCACCACGCACTGGCGGTACGGGGCCGAGCTGGCCGCGGCCTTCCCCGAGGCCGAGGTCGACACCGACGTGCTCTACGTCGAGGACGGCCCGATCGTCACGGGAGCCGGCTCCGCGGCCGGGATCGACGCGAACCTGCACCTGATGCGGCAGTGGTACGGCGCGCGGGTGTCCGCCACGACGGCGCGCCGGATCGTCGTCCCGCCGCATCGCGACGGGGGACAGGCCCAGTTCGTGCGGGCGCCGATGCCCGTCGTCGAGGCCGAGACCCTCGCGCCCGTCCTGGCCTGGGCCGAGGAGCACCTCGCCGAGCCGCTGACCGTCGCCAGCCTCGCCCGGCGTGCGCACATGTCCGAGCGCACGTTCGCGCGCCGCTTCCGCGACGAGACCGGCACGACCCCGTGGCAGTGGCTGCTGGGGCGCCGGGTCGCCCTGGCCGAGGAGCTGCTCGAGACGTCGACGCTCGCGATCGAGCAGGTCGCCCAGCGGGTCGGGTTCGGCAATGCCGCGACCCTGCGCCACCACTTCGGCGCGGTCCGCGGCACCAGCCCGCAGGCGTACCGCCGGTCGTTCAGCTGCGTCGAGTCCGCCTGA
- a CDS encoding CotH kinase family protein, whose product MTRLLRALACGCSGLLVLMGLLSVAPAHARAAAATVSASRTAVLAGEKFTVTVRTGTKVKRPVVLQYRTGARWRTIRTTTNSSGAVRVTRSTKAARTYFRARVPAATIRGTKYRSVATKRIAVKTVKESVTATVRIDAGRVRVTGTTTPARKGRAMSLQRLDGTTWRTLIAGRAGNAKGRVDFGDVGSHEALAGRSFRVKVGTWKGAKAVLGRATTVAAVAGVPAPPGPQPGDEPRDEPADEPTPEPIPEPIPVTEVSVETAGPRGPEACTQIITTKTTYVNASLTLRDRRGGRPTTVKARLRVRGNSTSSIERKRPYKVKLDTRTSLLGMPASKDWVLLANHFDRSLLRNDVAMRTARVFGAPWAPRLESVDLRINGALCGVYQFGEGIEAEPGRVELGPDDTLLEADTNDDTDPQFRTDRGLRVFLKDGDERDVPSVSSAFQEVEDLLYDESFPNNGYRDRIDVDSFVTMYLTNELTKNIDAGFRNSVYLVMRADGTLAMGPPWDYDFSQGMYELGYAGDVHLPTGWWIGRLFHPQFPDDDWRAALLPSQLWREPGGHYYNRLLADPWFVEQVRDRWREVLPQLRDLPEHVAAETSRLLPSARANFTLTEDGGAGQLVWAAPEELEVWTSMIRFVNAVDSGVEPGEGWLAEATHLRDWLSDRIDWMDEQFGTSGD is encoded by the coding sequence ATGACACGGCTTCTGCGCGCCCTCGCCTGTGGTTGTAGTGGCCTCCTGGTGCTGATGGGGCTGCTGTCGGTCGCTCCGGCGCACGCCCGCGCCGCGGCAGCCACCGTGAGCGCGTCACGCACCGCGGTGCTGGCGGGGGAGAAGTTCACCGTCACCGTCCGCACCGGCACGAAGGTCAAGCGGCCCGTGGTGCTGCAGTACCGGACCGGCGCGAGGTGGCGCACGATCCGGACGACCACCAACTCCTCCGGTGCCGTGCGCGTGACCCGGTCCACGAAGGCCGCTCGGACCTACTTCCGGGCCCGCGTCCCTGCCGCGACGATCCGCGGCACGAAGTACCGCTCCGTCGCGACGAAGCGCATCGCCGTGAAGACAGTGAAGGAGTCCGTGACGGCGACGGTACGGATCGACGCCGGCCGGGTCCGGGTCACCGGAACGACGACGCCGGCGCGCAAGGGCCGTGCGATGAGCCTGCAACGACTCGACGGGACCACGTGGCGCACCCTGATCGCCGGTCGCGCCGGAAACGCCAAGGGGCGCGTGGACTTCGGCGACGTGGGCTCGCACGAGGCTCTCGCGGGCCGCTCGTTCCGAGTCAAGGTGGGCACGTGGAAGGGCGCGAAGGCGGTCCTGGGTCGAGCCACGACCGTCGCCGCCGTCGCCGGGGTGCCGGCGCCTCCCGGACCCCAGCCGGGCGACGAGCCGCGGGACGAGCCGGCTGACGAGCCGACGCCCGAGCCGATCCCCGAGCCGATCCCCGTCACCGAGGTCTCCGTCGAGACGGCGGGGCCACGCGGTCCGGAGGCGTGCACGCAGATCATCACCACGAAGACCACCTACGTCAACGCCTCGCTGACCCTCCGCGATCGTCGTGGCGGACGTCCGACCACTGTCAAGGCGCGCCTGCGCGTGCGGGGGAACTCGACGTCGTCGATCGAGCGCAAGCGTCCCTACAAGGTCAAGCTCGACACCCGGACCTCGCTGCTGGGCATGCCCGCGAGCAAGGACTGGGTGCTGCTGGCGAACCACTTCGACCGCTCGCTGCTGCGCAATGACGTGGCGATGCGGACGGCCCGCGTGTTCGGCGCCCCCTGGGCGCCGCGACTGGAGTCGGTGGACCTGCGCATCAACGGAGCGCTGTGCGGCGTCTACCAGTTCGGGGAAGGGATCGAGGCCGAGCCCGGCCGCGTCGAGCTGGGCCCGGACGACACTTTGTTGGAGGCGGACACGAACGACGACACCGATCCGCAGTTCCGCACCGACCGCGGACTGCGCGTGTTCCTCAAGGACGGCGACGAGCGTGATGTCCCGTCCGTGTCGTCGGCGTTCCAGGAAGTCGAGGACCTCCTGTACGACGAGAGCTTCCCGAACAACGGCTACCGCGACCGGATCGACGTCGACTCGTTCGTCACGATGTACCTGACCAATGAGCTCACCAAGAACATCGACGCGGGCTTCCGCAACAGCGTGTACCTGGTGATGCGCGCGGACGGCACGCTGGCGATGGGGCCGCCGTGGGACTACGACTTCTCCCAGGGCATGTACGAGCTGGGCTACGCGGGCGACGTCCATCTGCCGACGGGCTGGTGGATCGGCCGGCTCTTCCATCCGCAGTTCCCCGACGACGACTGGCGCGCGGCCCTGCTGCCCTCCCAGCTGTGGCGCGAGCCCGGTGGCCACTACTACAACCGGCTGCTGGCGGACCCGTGGTTCGTCGAGCAGGTCCGCGACCGCTGGCGCGAGGTGCTGCCGCAGCTGCGCGACCTGCCCGAGCACGTCGCGGCCGAGACCTCGCGCCTGCTGCCGTCGGCGCGTGCGAACTTCACGCTGACGGAGGACGGCGGGGCGGGTCAGCTGGTCTGGGCCGCGCCCGAGGAGCTCGAGGTGTGGACCTCGATGATCCGGTTCGTGAACGCCGTCGACTCTGGGGTCGAGCCCGGCGAGGGGTGGCTGGCGGAGGCGACGCACCTGCGCGACTGGCTGAGCGACCGGATCGACTGGATGGACGAGCAGTTCGGCACGTCCGGCGACTGA